The following are from one region of the Segatella oris genome:
- the traJ gene encoding conjugative transposon protein TraJ: MGAEFDNLHQVLRSLYTEMMPMCGDMIGVAKGIAGLGALFYVALRVWQTLARAEPIDVYPLLRPFALGLCILFFPMVLETINGVLSPVVQGTHKMLEKQTFSMDEYRKLRDKLEYEAMVKNPETAYLVSNEEFDKKLDELGISPSDMATMAGMYVERSMYNLKKWFRNMVRELLELLFAAAALLIDTLRTFFLIVLSILGPIAFAISVWDGFQSTLTQWFTRYISIYLWLPVADLFSSMLAKIQELMLKHDITQLQNDPTYTIDASNGVYLVFMMIGIIGYFTIPTVAGWVIQAGGAGNFGKNVNYAAGKGAGIAGAVGGAVGGFAGGHARNAMNYAGSKGREIAGKLFHRGGNQSSEPSEQN; encoded by the coding sequence ATGGGAGCGGAATTTGACAACCTGCACCAAGTCCTCCGTTCGCTTTACACGGAGATGATGCCTATGTGTGGTGACATGATAGGTGTCGCCAAAGGCATTGCGGGCTTGGGCGCGCTCTTCTATGTGGCACTTCGGGTGTGGCAGACGCTTGCCCGTGCCGAACCCATCGACGTCTATCCGTTGCTCCGTCCCTTTGCGCTCGGTCTCTGTATCCTCTTCTTTCCGATGGTCTTGGAGACTATCAACGGGGTGCTCAGTCCCGTCGTGCAGGGGACACACAAGATGCTCGAAAAGCAGACTTTCAGCATGGACGAATACCGCAAGTTGCGGGACAAGCTGGAGTACGAGGCGATGGTGAAGAATCCCGAAACAGCCTATCTGGTGAGTAACGAGGAGTTCGACAAGAAACTGGATGAACTCGGTATCTCTCCCTCGGATATGGCGACAATGGCGGGAATGTACGTGGAACGCAGTATGTACAACCTCAAGAAATGGTTCCGCAATATGGTGCGGGAGCTCTTGGAACTGCTTTTCGCCGCAGCCGCCCTGCTCATCGACACGCTTCGGACATTCTTCCTGATTGTCCTTTCCATCTTGGGACCGATAGCCTTTGCCATCTCCGTGTGGGACGGTTTCCAAAGTACCCTCACGCAATGGTTCACGAGGTATATCTCCATCTATCTGTGGCTGCCCGTGGCGGACTTGTTCAGTTCAATGCTGGCAAAGATTCAGGAACTGATGCTCAAGCACGACATCACGCAGTTGCAGAACGACCCTACCTACACGATAGACGCCTCGAACGGCGTGTACCTTGTCTTCATGATGATCGGCATCATCGGCTACTTCACCATTCCGACCGTTGCGGGTTGGGTGATACAGGCAGGTGGAGCAGGTAACTTCGGCAAGAACGTGAACTACGCAGCAGGAAAGGGAGCCGGTATCGCAGGTGCCGTGGGTGGAGCCGTGGGTGGATTTGCCGGAGGACACGCACGAAATGCGATGAACTATGCAGGGAGCAAGGGAAGAGAGATAGCCGGGAAATTATTTCATCGGGGAGGAAACCAATCATCCGAACCATCGGAACAAAATTAA
- a CDS encoding DUF4141 domain-containing protein yields the protein MRKKILMLMACGCLLAGSAHAQWVVTDPTNLAQSIINTTKEIVQTSKTVKNTLDNFKEVEKLYNESKKYYDALKKVNNLVRDAQRVKETILMVGEISDIYVKNYKKMLSDPNFRPEELVAIANGYTKLLGESNNLLKELKQVVNITTLKMTDKERMDVVDRCYKEIRDYRNLVRYYTNKNISVSYLRAKKQQDTDRVLSLYGTDNERYW from the coding sequence ATGAGAAAGAAAATTTTAATGCTTATGGCGTGCGGTTGCCTCTTGGCAGGCAGCGCACACGCCCAGTGGGTGGTCACAGACCCCACCAATCTTGCACAGAGTATCATCAACACGACCAAGGAAATCGTGCAGACCTCCAAGACGGTCAAGAACACGCTCGACAACTTCAAGGAGGTCGAGAAGCTCTACAATGAGAGCAAGAAATACTACGATGCCCTGAAAAAGGTGAACAACCTCGTGCGGGACGCCCAACGGGTAAAGGAGACGATTTTGATGGTCGGAGAAATCTCCGATATCTATGTGAAGAACTACAAGAAGATGCTCTCTGACCCGAACTTCCGTCCGGAAGAGCTGGTCGCCATTGCCAACGGCTATACCAAACTGCTCGGGGAGAGCAACAACCTGCTCAAGGAACTCAAGCAGGTAGTGAACATCACCACGCTGAAGATGACCGATAAGGAGCGTATGGACGTGGTGGATCGCTGCTACAAGGAAATCAGGGATTACCGCAACCTTGTGCGTTACTACACGAACAAGAACATCTCCGTGAGCTATCTCAGAGCCAAGAAGCAGCAGGACACCGACCGGGTGCTCTCGCTCTATGGAACGGACAACGAAAGGTATTGGTAA
- a CDS encoding TraG family conjugative transposon ATPase yields the protein MRNVLKATTLENRFPLLAVEEGCILSKDADITVAFRVDLPELYTVTSAEYAAIHSAWVKAIKVLPTYSVVHKQDWFVKEGYHPDLQKEDMSFLSRSFERHFNERPFLNHACYLFLTKTTKNRSRQQSNFSTLCRGHIIPKEVRDKDTARKFLEATEQFERIMNECGFVRLTRLNDEEIVGTEEKPGLIEKYFSLSLSDTTVLEDIDLRADRMRIGNKRLCLHTLSDTEDLPGLVGTDMRYERLSTDRSDCRLSFAAPVGLLLSCSHIYNQYVLIDDSAENLQRFEKNARNMHSLSRYSRSNQINKQWIDEYLNEAHSFGLTSVRCHCNVLAWSEDEEELRRIRNDVGSQLALMECKPRHNTVDVPTLFWAGIPGNEADFPAEESFYTFIEQAVCFFNEETNYRDSLSPFGIKMADRSGKPIHLDISDLPMKQGITTNRNKFILGPSGSGKSFFTNHLLRQYWEQNTHIVLVDTGNSYQGLCEMIRHKTQGEDGVYFTYSDESPISFNPFYTTDKVFDVEKRESIKTLLLTLWKKDNEPATRSEEVALSNAVSLFIERIKADDAIVPSFNSFYEYLTTDYSALLREKKVREKDFDLANFLNVLEPYYKGGEYDYLLNSDKQIDLLNARFIVFEIDAIKDHPILFPITTIIIMELFINKMRRLKGIRKIILIEEAWKAIASANMAGYIKYLYKTVRKFFGEAVVVTQEVDDIISSDIVKESIINNSDCKILLDQRKYMNKFDQIQALLGLTDKERGQILSINQSNDATRSYKEVWIGLGGVQSAVYATEVSKAEYLTYTTEETEKMRVLARAEQLGGNMELAVRQLAEEE from the coding sequence ATGAGAAACGTACTGAAAGCCACCACGCTGGAAAACCGCTTCCCGTTGCTTGCCGTCGAAGAGGGGTGCATCCTCTCGAAGGACGCCGACATCACGGTCGCCTTTCGGGTGGACTTGCCCGAACTCTATACGGTGACAAGTGCGGAGTATGCTGCCATCCATTCGGCTTGGGTAAAGGCGATCAAGGTATTGCCGACCTACAGTGTCGTGCACAAGCAGGACTGGTTTGTCAAGGAGGGTTACCATCCGGACTTGCAAAAGGAGGATATGAGTTTCCTCTCCCGCAGTTTCGAGCGACACTTCAACGAGCGACCGTTCTTGAATCACGCCTGCTACCTGTTCCTGACCAAGACAACCAAGAACCGCAGCCGGCAACAGAGCAACTTCTCTACCCTCTGCCGTGGGCATATCATCCCCAAGGAGGTACGGGACAAGGATACCGCCCGCAAGTTCCTCGAAGCCACCGAGCAGTTTGAGCGGATTATGAACGAGTGCGGTTTTGTTCGTCTTACCCGACTGAACGACGAAGAGATTGTCGGCACGGAGGAAAAACCGGGACTGATAGAGAAGTATTTCTCACTCTCCCTTTCCGACACGACGGTATTGGAGGACATCGACCTGAGAGCCGACCGTATGCGTATCGGCAACAAGCGGCTCTGCCTGCATACGCTCTCCGATACGGAAGACCTGCCCGGACTGGTTGGCACGGATATGCGTTATGAACGCCTGTCCACCGACCGCAGCGACTGTCGCCTCTCGTTTGCCGCTCCCGTGGGGCTGTTGCTCTCGTGCAGCCATATCTACAACCAGTATGTGCTGATTGATGACAGTGCCGAGAACCTGCAACGCTTTGAGAAGAATGCAAGGAACATGCACTCGCTCTCCCGTTACAGCCGGAGCAACCAAATCAACAAGCAATGGATTGACGAGTACCTGAACGAGGCGCATAGTTTCGGGCTTACCTCAGTCCGCTGTCATTGCAACGTCTTGGCGTGGAGCGAGGATGAGGAGGAACTCCGCCGTATCCGTAACGACGTGGGTAGCCAGCTCGCACTGATGGAGTGCAAGCCAAGGCACAACACGGTGGATGTGCCGACGCTGTTCTGGGCGGGCATTCCCGGCAATGAAGCCGACTTTCCCGCAGAAGAGAGTTTTTACACCTTCATCGAGCAGGCGGTCTGCTTCTTCAATGAGGAAACCAACTACCGTGATTCGTTGTCTCCATTCGGCATCAAGATGGCTGACCGCAGCGGCAAGCCGATTCATCTCGATATCTCCGACCTGCCGATGAAGCAAGGCATCACCACGAACCGCAACAAGTTCATCTTGGGACCTTCGGGTTCGGGCAAGTCATTCTTCACCAACCACCTCTTGAGGCAGTACTGGGAACAGAACACCCATATCGTATTGGTGGACACGGGAAACAGCTATCAGGGCTTGTGCGAGATGATACGCCACAAGACGCAGGGCGAGGACGGGGTCTATTTCACCTACTCGGACGAGAGTCCCATCAGCTTCAATCCCTTCTACACGACGGACAAGGTGTTCGATGTGGAGAAGCGGGAGAGCATCAAGACCCTGCTGCTGACACTATGGAAGAAGGACAACGAGCCTGCCACACGCTCAGAAGAGGTTGCCCTCTCCAATGCCGTGTCGCTCTTTATCGAGCGCATCAAGGCGGACGACGCTATCGTTCCCTCGTTCAACAGCTTTTACGAGTATCTCACCACCGACTACTCGGCATTGCTCCGTGAGAAAAAGGTCAGGGAAAAGGATTTTGACTTGGCCAATTTTCTCAACGTGCTGGAGCCGTACTACAAGGGAGGGGAATACGACTACCTGCTGAACTCGGACAAGCAGATCGACCTGCTGAACGCACGCTTCATCGTCTTCGAAATCGATGCGATAAAGGATCATCCCATCCTTTTCCCCATTACCACCATCATCATTATGGAACTCTTCATTAATAAGATGCGACGGTTGAAAGGAATACGGAAGATCATCCTTATCGAGGAGGCTTGGAAGGCGATTGCGTCCGCAAACATGGCGGGATATATAAAATACCTCTACAAGACGGTACGAAAATTCTTCGGAGAGGCGGTCGTGGTGACGCAGGAAGTGGATGACATCATCTCCTCAGACATTGTCAAGGAGTCCATCATCAACAACTCCGACTGCAAGATACTGCTTGACCAGCGCAAGTACATGAACAAGTTCGACCAGATTCAGGCACTCTTGGGACTGACGGACAAGGAGCGGGGGCAGATACTCTCCATCAACCAGAGCAACGATGCCACACGGTCGTACAAGGAGGTGTGGATCGGACTGGGAGGTGTGCAGTCTGCTGTCTATGCCACCGAAGTGTCGAAAGCCGAATACCTCACCTACACGACGGAGGAGACCGAGAAGATGCGCGTACTTGCCCGTGCCGAGCAACTCGGCGGGAATATGGAGCTTGCCGTCAGGCAGCTCGCCGAAGAAGAGTAA
- a CDS encoding DUF4133 domain-containing protein — protein sequence METYPINKGIGRSVEFQGLKSQYLFIFAGGLLALFVLFVILYMAGVNQWICIGFGGTSASILVWQTFSLNKKYGEHGLMKRSALHSHPRYLINRRRIPRLLRHKELPKRKRRENKRTNKGKEERQ from the coding sequence ATGGAGACCTATCCCATCAACAAGGGGATCGGTCGCTCGGTGGAGTTTCAGGGACTCAAAAGCCAGTATCTGTTCATTTTCGCCGGAGGGTTACTTGCCCTTTTCGTGCTGTTTGTCATCCTCTATATGGCGGGTGTCAATCAATGGATCTGTATCGGCTTCGGAGGGACTTCCGCATCCATTCTGGTGTGGCAGACTTTCTCCCTGAACAAGAAGTATGGGGAACACGGGCTGATGAAGCGTTCCGCTTTGCACAGCCACCCTCGATACCTCATCAACCGACGACGCATTCCCCGTCTGTTGCGGCACAAGGAGCTGCCAAAACGAAAGAGAAGAGAGAATAAAAGAACGAACAAAGGAAAGGAGGAAAGACAATGA
- a CDS encoding DUF4134 domain-containing protein, with amino-acid sequence MTKRHFLIAAILLLSISSAFAQGNGLSGINQATSMVTSYFDPATKLIYAIGAVVGLIGGVKVYSKFSSGDPDTSKTAASWFGACIFLIVAATILRSFFL; translated from the coding sequence ATGACCAAAAGACATTTTCTTATCGCAGCCATTCTGCTGCTTTCCATTTCCTCTGCCTTTGCCCAAGGCAACGGTTTGTCGGGTATCAACCAAGCCACGAGCATGGTGACGAGTTATTTCGACCCTGCCACGAAACTCATCTACGCCATCGGTGCGGTCGTGGGACTTATCGGAGGGGTAAAGGTCTATTCAAAGTTCTCGTCCGGAGATCCGGACACCTCGAAGACCGCCGCGAGCTGGTTCGGAGCCTGTATTTTCCTTATCGTGGCAGCCACCATTTTAAGAAGTTTCTTCCTCTAA
- a CDS encoding ParA family protein codes for MSKPIYLAIASPKGGVGKTSLTVLSASILHYHRGCNVAVVDCNHPVYTIARLRQQESEDLNHQRLMRLKHRTAYAPYPIICTPVREALRRVEQHCVDSHPRCILFDLPPLMRTEGTVELLSAMDAAVFPVTGSPMDMEAVRHFIDILGEQILTMGKGNIREVYLLRNMIEAWECEDADERCRTLSDETGVLLMQTSLSHSRLYRPLLSERRRGVSTLFPPHGGKLSRLCIELGDELHEILQRLCTE; via the coding sequence ATGAGTAAACCCATTTATCTTGCCATCGCTTCCCCCAAGGGAGGTGTCGGCAAAACCTCGCTTACGGTACTTTCCGCAAGCATTCTGCATTACCACAGAGGATGCAATGTCGCTGTCGTGGATTGCAACCATCCCGTCTATACCATCGCTCGTCTGCGACAGCAAGAGTCGGAAGACCTGAATCATCAAAGGCTGATGCGCCTGAAACATCGGACAGCCTATGCCCCTTATCCGATTATCTGCACTCCGGTGCGGGAAGCCCTGAGGCGAGTGGAGCAACACTGTGTGGACAGCCATCCTCGATGCATTCTTTTCGACCTTCCCCCATTGATGCGTACCGAAGGGACGGTGGAGTTGCTTTCAGCAATGGATGCCGCCGTCTTTCCCGTTACGGGCAGTCCGATGGATATGGAAGCCGTCCGCCATTTCATAGACATCTTGGGAGAGCAGATACTTACGATGGGTAAGGGCAATATCAGGGAGGTTTACCTGCTTCGCAATATGATAGAGGCTTGGGAATGTGAGGATGCCGACGAACGCTGTCGCACCCTTTCCGATGAAACGGGAGTCCTCTTGATGCAGACCTCATTGAGCCATTCCCGTTTGTATCGTCCGCTGCTTTCCGAACGCAGAAGAGGGGTATCCACCCTCTTCCCACCCCACGGAGGGAAGTTGAGCAGGCTCTGTATCGAATTAGGCGATGAGCTTCACGAAATCCTGCAACGCCTATGTACCGAATAG
- a CDS encoding DUF3408 domain-containing protein yields the protein MAGHKSCRERKSVSSKVTIRNSTTLIEHSEGHPTGLLQEERSDYETTFLQPLNIGDRKGVFISKKTQEEISEIVYVAAAGKLTIGAFVEHILRHHLESHRDEIDALFEQQFRKRFER from the coding sequence ATGGCAGGTCATAAGTCCTGCAGAGAACGAAAAAGCGTCTCTTCAAAAGTAACCATCCGTAACTCCACCACGCTCATCGAGCATTCCGAGGGACACCCTACAGGTCTCCTTCAGGAAGAGAGAAGCGATTACGAAACCACCTTTCTGCAACCCCTGAACATCGGAGACCGAAAGGGCGTGTTCATTTCCAAAAAGACACAGGAAGAGATTTCCGAAATCGTCTATGTGGCAGCCGCAGGCAAACTGACGATTGGGGCATTCGTAGAACATATTCTCCGGCATCACTTAGAGAGTCACCGTGATGAGATAGACGCCTTGTTTGAGCAACAGTTCCGTAAACGTTTCGAGCGATGA
- a CDS encoding DUF3408 domain-containing protein yields MAEKNKGAIDPVAIRELISQGIPMKKKESEMIPPASVEEVDVSVSETRKEVSEESQLPIRTRRKHTAKGDYISLFMHRNDLYDRKAIYISRELQDKLSEIVLFIRKREMTLGMYVENILLKHLEDYKEEINRLSEKNFKKLL; encoded by the coding sequence ATGGCAGAGAAGAATAAAGGGGCGATAGATCCCGTCGCTATCCGGGAACTGATTTCACAGGGTATCCCGATGAAAAAGAAAGAGAGCGAGATGATACCGCCTGCCTCCGTCGAAGAGGTGGATGTGTCTGTATCGGAAACACGGAAAGAGGTTTCGGAAGAATCGCAACTACCCATCCGAACACGTCGCAAGCATACCGCCAAAGGAGATTACATCTCACTCTTCATGCACCGCAATGATCTGTATGACCGCAAGGCAATCTACATCTCCAGAGAGTTGCAGGACAAACTGTCGGAAATCGTCCTCTTCATCCGAAAGAGAGAGATGACATTGGGTATGTACGTGGAAAACATCCTTCTTAAACATTTAGAGGACTACAAGGAAGAAATCAACCGATTAAGTGAAAAGAACTTCAAGAAATTATTGTGA
- a CDS encoding ParA family protein encodes MKKKPVFIAFSTQKGGVGKTTFTVLTASYLHYACGYNLIVVDCDYPQFSINAMRQRDAQGVDRNLALQELAATQFSELQKPTYAILCATAEAAVDTVREYLETHESDTDFVFFDLPGTINNDGVLTTLSGMDYIFTPISADRISLESTLSFSAIIKEAITDNTDTANKGIYLFWNMVDGREKTPLYAMYEKVIAELGLPVLKTAVPNTTRYKKEVMDEGTTLFRSTIFPASRTLLRGSRLKELVEEILSIVKPEAYGREE; translated from the coding sequence ATGAAAAAGAAACCTGTTTTCATTGCCTTCTCCACCCAGAAGGGCGGTGTCGGCAAAACGACCTTTACGGTCTTGACGGCAAGTTACCTGCACTATGCCTGCGGGTATAACCTTATTGTGGTGGATTGCGACTATCCGCAATTCAGTATCAATGCCATGCGTCAGCGTGACGCACAGGGCGTGGATCGCAACCTCGCGCTGCAAGAATTGGCAGCCACCCAATTCTCCGAGTTGCAAAAGCCCACGTACGCCATCCTTTGTGCCACGGCAGAGGCAGCCGTGGATACGGTCAGGGAATATCTGGAAACGCACGAATCGGATACGGATTTCGTCTTTTTTGACCTGCCCGGAACCATCAACAATGACGGTGTGCTGACCACTCTCTCCGGTATGGATTACATTTTCACACCCATCTCCGCCGACCGTATATCCTTGGAAAGCACGCTGAGCTTTTCAGCCATCATCAAGGAGGCGATAACCGACAATACAGACACTGCCAACAAAGGGATCTACCTCTTTTGGAACATGGTGGACGGCAGAGAGAAGACACCCCTCTATGCGATGTATGAAAAGGTCATTGCCGAGTTGGGACTTCCGGTCTTGAAGACGGCAGTCCCCAATACGACCCGCTACAAAAAGGAAGTGATGGATGAGGGTACGACCCTCTTCCGTTCGACTATCTTTCCCGCCTCTCGCACGCTGCTTAGAGGCAGTCGTCTGAAAGAGCTTGTGGAGGAAATCTTGTCCATCGTAAAACCTGAAGCATATGGCAGAGAAGAATAA
- the mobA gene encoding conjugal transfer protein MobA translates to MTKRHVGRPLKKEKASHCCMVRFTDTEFARFLTLYEQSGVPNRAVFIKARVFDETFRVIKVDRSLLDYYQKLTTLYGQFRSVGVNYNQAVVALKSNFTEKKAFAMLAQLEKLTLELAAVGGEIVHLTREFQEKWSQR, encoded by the coding sequence ATGACAAAGAGACATGTGGGGAGACCCCTGAAAAAAGAGAAAGCCAGCCATTGTTGCATGGTTCGGTTTACGGACACGGAGTTTGCGCGTTTCCTGACGCTTTATGAACAGTCAGGTGTCCCGAACAGGGCTGTTTTCATCAAGGCAAGGGTCTTTGATGAGACTTTCCGAGTGATAAAAGTAGATCGTTCATTGCTTGATTACTATCAAAAACTGACGACTTTGTACGGACAATTTCGCAGTGTCGGGGTGAATTATAACCAAGCTGTGGTCGCCTTAAAGAGCAATTTCACCGAGAAAAAAGCCTTTGCGATGCTTGCCCAACTGGAGAAACTGACACTAGAATTGGCGGCTGTCGGAGGCGAAATCGTACATCTAACCCGTGAATTTCAAGAGAAATGGTCGCAAAGATAA
- the mobB gene encoding conjugal transfer protein MobB produces the protein MVAKINYGSSLYGALAYNGEKVNEGVAKILETNKVFSPADGTHDISACMQDFMAYMPSHVLTKKPVIHISLNPHPDDRLTDEQFSAIAREYIEKMGYANQPFIVYKHEDIDRHHLHIVTLAVDERGKKINDGNNFYTSTRILKELEQKYGLIPAQMRKEKEVFRLQKVCYGDGENLKKQLVSVIRPAAKFYHCPSFKEYRALLSTYNICVEEVKGEIRGKTYMGLLYFATDDKGNKVGKVFKSSLFGKSVGYEALQNRFKASKEKLKEKHLAPKTKAIVAGALRRSATREDFRGNLHHRGIDVLFRENDEGRLYGITFIDHNNGCVANGSRLGKELSANAIAEWFDRPHPELSAPIQQSEKGSIPQILTSDEDSVLGGLLDLPLEAHGMDWEEEQFRRRMQRKKRKQRKL, from the coding sequence ATGGTCGCAAAGATAAACTATGGCAGTTCCCTTTACGGCGCGTTGGCGTACAATGGAGAGAAGGTAAATGAGGGCGTTGCCAAGATTCTGGAGACCAACAAAGTGTTCTCTCCGGCTGATGGGACACACGATATATCCGCCTGTATGCAGGACTTTATGGCATATATGCCGAGTCATGTCCTCACTAAGAAACCGGTTATACATATCTCCTTGAATCCGCATCCCGATGACAGACTTACCGATGAGCAGTTCTCAGCCATCGCACGGGAGTATATCGAAAAGATGGGCTACGCTAATCAACCCTTTATCGTTTATAAGCATGAAGACATAGACAGGCATCACCTGCATATTGTCACCTTAGCCGTCGATGAGCGGGGAAAGAAGATTAACGATGGCAATAATTTCTATACCAGCACCCGTATTCTCAAAGAACTGGAACAGAAGTACGGTTTGATCCCTGCGCAAATGCGGAAGGAAAAAGAAGTGTTTCGCCTGCAAAAAGTCTGCTACGGCGACGGAGAGAATCTTAAAAAGCAACTGGTTTCGGTCATCAGACCGGCAGCGAAATTCTACCATTGTCCGAGTTTTAAGGAATACCGTGCTTTGCTCTCCACCTACAATATATGTGTGGAGGAGGTTAAGGGAGAGATACGCGGAAAAACCTATATGGGACTTCTCTACTTTGCCACGGATGACAAGGGGAATAAAGTCGGAAAAGTATTTAAATCCTCTCTCTTTGGGAAGTCTGTCGGATATGAAGCTCTGCAAAATAGATTCAAGGCGTCAAAGGAGAAACTGAAGGAAAAGCATCTTGCTCCTAAGACCAAAGCAATCGTAGCCGGAGCATTGAGGCGTTCTGCCACAAGAGAGGATTTCAGGGGGAACCTGCATCACAGGGGTATTGATGTCCTCTTTCGTGAGAACGACGAAGGGCGGCTCTATGGCATCACCTTCATAGACCACAATAACGGCTGTGTAGCCAATGGCTCGCGATTGGGAAAGGAACTTTCGGCAAATGCCATTGCCGAATGGTTCGACCGCCCGCATCCCGAACTGTCTGCTCCTATACAGCAGAGTGAGAAAGGCAGTATTCCCCAAATTCTGACTTCGGACGAAGATTCCGTCTTGGGCGGTCTCCTCGATTTGCCTTTGGAAGCCCACGGAATGGATTGGGAGGAAGAGCAGTTTCGCAGACGAATGCAGCGCAAGAAAAGAAAACAACGTAAACTCTAA